The Streptomyces puniciscabiei genomic interval GAGGAGCCGACGACCTTGCCGTGCGCCTCGATCTCCGAGCCGTTCGCCTTGTCGTGGAACGCCGCCTGGGCGATGCCGGTGACGACCAGCGGGTAGACGACGCCGGTCACGAGGGTCAGCACCAGCAGCGCACGCAGACCCGCGCCCAGCAACCGTGCTGTGTTCACAAAGGAGTTGTTCATGTCCTTCACCCGATCCCGGGGATCAGAGAGATGAGCAGGTCGATGATCTTGATGCCGATGAACGGCGCGATCAGTCCGCCGAGGCCGTAGATCCCGAGGTTGCGGCGGAGCATCCTGTCGGCGCTCATCGGCCGGTAGCGCACGCCCTTCAGGGACAGCGGCACCAGCGCGATGATGATCAGCGCGTTGAAGACGACCGCGGACAGGATCGCGGAGTTGGGCGAGGACAGGTGCATGATGTTCAGCTTGTCCAGGCCCGGGTAGACCGCCGCGAACAGCGCCGGGATGATCGCGAAGTACTTCGCGACGTCGTTGGCGATGGAGAACGTCGTCAACGCGCCCCGGGTGATGAGGAGTTGCTTGCCGATCTCGACGATCTCGATCAGCTTGGTCGGGTTGGAGTCGAGGTCGACCATGTTGCCGGCCTCCTTGGCGGCCGACGTACCGGTGTTCATCGCCACGCCGACGTCCGCCTGCGCGAGGGCCGGGGCGTCGTTCGTGCCGTCACCGGTCATCGCGACCAGCTTGCCGCCGGCCTGCTCCCGCTTGATGAGGGCCATCTTGTCCTCGGGAGTGGCCTCGGCGAGGAAGTCGTCGACGCCCGCCTCCTCGGCGATCGCCTTCGCGGTCAGCGGGTTGTCACCCGTGATCATGACCGTCTTGATGCCCATGCGGCGCAGTTCCTCGAACCGCTCCCGCATGCCCGCCTTGACGACGTCCTTGAGGTGGACGACGCCCAGGACGCGGGCGCCCTTGTCGTCGTGCACGGCGACCAGCAGCGGGGTGCCACCGGCCTCGGAGATGCGGTTGGCTGTCGCGTCCGCGTCCTCGGCGACCGTGCCGCCCTGCTCCTCGGCCCAGGCGATCACCGAGGCGGTGGCACCCTTGCGGATCTTCCGGCCGTCGACGTCCACACCCGACATCCGGGTCTGGGCGGTGAACTCGATCCACTCGGCGCCGGCCAGCTCGCCCTGGTGGCGCTCGCGCAGCCCGTACTTCTCCTTGGCCAGGACGACGATCGAGCGGCCCTCGGGCGTCTCGTCGGCCAGCGAGGACAGCTGGGCCGCGTCGGCGAGCTCCGCCTCGGTGGTGCCCGTGACCGGCACGAACTCGGCGGCCTGGCGGTTGCCCAGGGTGATGGTGCCGGTCTTGTCCAGCAGCAGCGTCGACACGTCACCGGCGGCCTCGACCGCACGCCCCGACATGGCGAGCACGTTGCGCTGCACCAGCCGGTCCATGCCCGCGATGCCGATCGCGGAGAGCAGGGCGCCGATGGTGGTCGGGATCAGGCAGACCAGCAGGGCGACCAGCACGACCATGGTCAGGTGCGTGCCCGCATAGGTCGCGAACGGCGGCAGCGTGGCACAGGCCAGCAGGAACACGATGGTCAGCGAGGCGAGCAGGATGTTCAGCGCGATCTCGTTGGGCGTCTTCTGCCGGGCCGCGCCCTCGACCAGGTTGATCATCCGGTCGATGAAGGTCTCGCCGGGCTTCGTCGTGATCTGGATGACGATCCGGTCGGACAGCACCTTCGTACCGCCCGTGACAGCGCAACGGTCGCCGCCGGACTCCCGGATGACCGGGGCGGACTCACCCGTGATGGCCGACTCGTCGACGCTGGCAACTCCCTCTACGACGTCGCCGTCACCGGGGATGACGTCCCCGGCCTCGCAGACCACCAGGTCTCCGATCCGCAACTCGGTGCCGGGGACCCGCTCTTCGAGGTCCCCGGTGAGCCTGCGGGCGACCGTGTCGGTCTTGGCCTTGCGCAGGGTGTCGGCCTGGGCCTTGCCGCGGCCCTCGGCGACCGCCTCCGCGAGGTTGGCGAAGATCACCGTGAGCCACAGCCAGGCGCTGATGGTCCAGCCGAACCAGTCACTCGCGTGCTGGAAGGAGAAGACGGTGGTCAGGACCGAGCCGATCCACACCACGAACATCACGGGCGACTTGACCATCACCCGTGGGTCGAGCTTGCGGAAGGCGTCCGGCAGCGACTTGACCAGCGCCTTGGGGTCGAACAGACCGGCGCCGACCCGGCCCTCGGCCGGCTTGTGCCCGGTGGGGACGTCGCTGTGCGGCGCCCTGGTGGGAGTGGCTGTGGACATGGAGTCCTCTGAGTTCTCTGTACGGGTGGTCATCACGCCAGCCCTTCCGCGAGCGGGCCCAGTGCGAGGGCCGGGAAGTACGTGAGACTGGTGATGATCAGGATCGCGCCCACCAGCAGGCCGGTGAACAGCGGCTTCTCGGTGCGCAGGGTGCCCGCGGTGACCGGGACCGGCGTCTGCTCGGCGAGGGAGCCGGCCAGCGCAAGCACGAACACCATCGGCAGGAAGCGGCCCAGCAGCATCGCGAGCCCGGTCATGGTGTTGAACCAGTCCGTGTTCGCGTTCAGACCGGCGAAGGCCGAACCGTTGTTGTTCGACGCGGAGGTGAAGGCGTACAGGACTTCGGAGAACCCGTGCGCACCGGAGTTGAGCATCGAGTGCGGCGGGGTCGGCAGGGCCATGGAGGCCGCCGTGAAGACCAGCACCAGCGCCGGGGTGATCAGGATGTAGCAGGCGGCGAGCTTCATCTCTCGGCCGCCGATCTTCTTGCCCAGGTACTCCGGCGTACGGCCGACCATCAGACCGGCGATGAACACCGCGATCACGGCCATGATCAGCATGCCGTACAGGCCGGAGCCGGTGCCGCCGGGCGCGATCTCGCCCAGCATCATGCTCAGCATGGTGATGCCGCCGCCGAGTCCGGTGAAGGAGGAGTGGAAGGAGTTCACCGCGCCGGTCGAGGTGAGCGTGGTCGCCACCGCGAAGATCGACGAGCCGCCGACACCGAAGCGGACCTCCTTGCCCTCCATCGCCCCGCCGGCCGCCTGGAGGGCCGCGCCGTGGTGGGCGAACTCGGTCCACATCATCAGGACGGTGAAGCCCAGCCAGATGGTGACCATCGTGGCGAGGATCGCGTACCCCTGCTTCACGTTGCCGACCATCACGCCGAAGGTGCGGGTCAGGGAGAACGGGATGACCAGGATCAGGAAGATCTCGAAGAGGTTGGTGAACGGGGTCGGGTTCTCGAAGGGGTGGGCGGAGTTGGCGTTGAAGTAGCCGCCACCGTTCGTGCCCAGCTCCTTGATGGCCTCCTGCGAGGCGACCGCGCCGCCGTTCCACTGCTGCGAGCCGCCCATGAACTGGCCGACCTCGTGGATGCCGGAGAAGTTCTGAATGGCACCGCACGCCACCAGCACGATCGCCGCGATCGCGGCACCCGGCACCAGGATGCGCAGCGTGCCACGGACCAGGTCGCTCCAGAAGTTGCCCAGTTCACCGGTGCGCGAGCGGGCGAAGCCCCGCACCAGCGCCACCGCGACGGCGATACCGACCGCGGCGGAGACGAAGTTCTGCACCGCCAGACCGGCGGTCTGCACGACGTGCCCCATCGTCTGCTCGCCGTAGTACGACTGCCAGTTGGTGTTGGTCACGAAGGACACGGCCGTGTTGAACGACTGCGCCGGGTTCACCGACGAGAAGCCCATCGAGCCGGGCAGCACGCCCTGCAGCCGCTGGAGCAGGTAGAGGAAGAGGACGCTGACGGCGGAGAAGGCCAGCACACCGCGCAGGTAGGCGGGCCAGGTCATCTCGGCGTCGGGGTTGGCACCGATGGCCCGGTAGGTCCACTTCTCCACCCGCAGGTGCTTCTTCGAGGAGTAGACCTTGGCCATGTAGGTGCCGAGGGGGATGTAGGCGAGCGCCAGCGCGCCTATGAGGGCGAGCAGCTGGAGGAAGCCTGCGACTTCTGGACTCATGTCTGTGCTCAGAACCTCTCCGGGAAGATCAGGGCGAGGACGAGATAGCCCAGCAGGGCGACGGCCACGACCAGGCCGACGACGTTCTCGGCGGTCACAGCTTCGTCACCCCCCGGGCGACGAGAGCCACCAGCGCGAAGCCCGCGAGCACGGTGACGACGAAGGCCAGATCGGCCATCGTGAACTCCTGGAGAGGTTCGGGGGTGGAACAAGGACGGTTAGAGGAAACCCCCGCCCTGGCCTGATCCGGTCGCTCGTTGACGGCCCTCTTACGGCCTCGCCCACGGCTTTGACGAGACTCATACGGCCGCCGATCCGTACCAGCCGGCAACAGGGGGTTTCTGTTCAGAGCAGCCGGAAGCGGAGCCGGCAGATCACCGCGTCCGTCTCCCGCCGCACGGCATGCGCGACGACCGCGCCCCGCTGGTTCTGCAGCAGCCGCTGCCACAGCCGCTCCGGCTCCGCCTCCGGGATCAGCACGGTGACCCGGGTGCCGGGCTCGGCGGCGGCCACCTCACGGACGTACGCGGCGATGGGACGGCCCAGGCTGCGCCGCGCGCAGGACAGCCGCGCCAGGGGCACCCCGGGATCCCATTCGGCCCAGGACCGCTCCAGGGCGTGCAGCTGGGCCCGGTCCTCGGGGTCCGGGTAGCACACGGTGACGGCACGGACCTCGTCGCCGAGGGAGGCGGCCGCGGTCAGGGCCTCGGAGGTGAGCCGGGACAGTGAGGACACCGGGACGATCACCAGGGAGCGGTCGCGGTGCGGGGGCTCGGGGATGCGGCCCAGGCCGAGTCGCTCGCCGATGCGGTCGTAGGCACGGTGAACGGTGAGGAAGGCGGCGACGAGCAGGGGCAGCGCGATCACGAGCAGCCAGGCGCCCTCAGTGAACTTGCTCGCCGTGACGACGACCGTCGAGACACCGGTGAGCAGCGCGCCGAAGCCGTTGAGCAGCACCTTGCCGCGCCATCCTGAGCTCCGCTCCAGACGCCAGTGCCGGACCATGCCCACCTGGGCGACCGTGAAGCCGACGAAGACACCGATGGCGAACATCGGCACCAGCGTGTTGGTGTCACCGCCGGAGAAGACCAGCAGCGCGGCGGAGACGACGGCGAGCGCGAGGACACCGTGCCGGTGCACCTGGCGGTCGGCCTTCAGGGCGAAGACGTGCGGCGCGTAGTTGTCGCGGGCGAGCAGCTTCAGCAGCACCGGCAGCCCGCCGAAGGACGTGTTCGCGGACAGCGCCAGCAGGATCGTGGTCGCGAACTGGATGACGTAGAAGGCCCAGTTGTGGCCGAGCGAGGCGTCCGCGAGCTGGGCGAGGACCGTGACGCCTGCCACCGGCTGAAGGTGGAAGCGCCCGATCAGCACCGCCAGACCGATCAGCATCAGACCGAGTACGGCGCCCAGGGCGACCTCCGCCCGCTGGGCCCGGCGGGTCCGCGGGACGCGGAAGGAGGGGACGGCGTTGGCGATGGCCTCGACTCCGGTGAGGGCTGAGCATCCGGAGGCGAATGCTTTCAGCAGGAGCAGGACGCCGACTCCGGTCGCGTTGTCGGCGACGACCGAGGCGTGCCCGGCCGCCGTCGCCGTACTGACCGGCCCGGAGCGGAACAGACCGACGCCGATCAGCACGAAGATCGCCCCCACGAAGACGGCCGTCGGCACGATGAACGCCTTCGCCGACTCCACGATCCCCCGCAGGTTCACGCCCGTGATCAGCGCGAGCACCGCCAGGCACAGCCACAGTCTGTCGCCGTACAGGCCCGGGAACGCGGACGTCAGCGCGGCCACGCCCGCCGTGACCGCCACGGCCACGTTCAGGACGTAGTCCAGGATCAGCGAGGCCGCCGCCAGCAGACTGATCCGCGCGCCCAGATGCGTCCTCGCGACCGCGTAGGAGCCGCCGCCGTCCGGGAAGGCCGCGATCACCTGCCGGTACGACACCACCAGCACCGCCAGCAGGGCGGCGATGGCCAGCGTGACCGGCAGCGTGAAGCCGAGGCCGTGTGCGCCGGCGGCGGCCAGGACCAGCACGATCGCCTCGGGGCCGTAGGCCACCGAGGCCATCGCGTCCAGCGACAGGGCCGCGAGCCCCGTGACAGCGGACAGCCGGTGGCGTTCACCGGTATCGGGCGGTTCCTCGCCGGCGGGAACGGCATCCGGCTCGGTGGTCAGGACGGTCATGGGTGCGGTACTCCTTCGGTGCATGCCGCGCAGCTACGTCGACATGTGCGCGGTGCACTCAGGTTCTGACCGTTTCCGACAGTGTTCGGCGCTTCCTTGCGGCATCTTCGCGCCGAGAGGCCCGACCTTGACGGGACCTTGACGGGCATGCGCCATCAGAGCTGCGTCAAAACGCGTGGTTCGCGTCCTGAGCGCCTCTACCGTCACCGGTATGGAACGCCGCGAGAAGGCGCGCAGGTCAGCGGCCTGCGCTCGCGCAGAATCGTCCGGGGCCGCGGTGCACGACCGCCGCTGGGCAGGAGATGTGAGGGATGCCGTCCGGTGCGCCGGGGCGCTGCTCACCTTGCTCCTGCTCATCGACTGGGGCTCGGGCCGGTTCACGTTCCGGCGTGGCCTGCTGTGGCTCACGCTCGCTCTGCTGCTGTTCGTCGTGCTGTTTCCCGCCCGTGTCTCGGCCGGTGAGAACTGGCTGGCCGCACGGTGGCTGCTGCGCGAGCGCCGGGTCCGGACCGATCTGCTGGTGTCCGTGCGCTGTCTGGAGGGCGTCTCCCAACGGCTCCTGCTGCGCGACGCGTTCGGCTCGCGAGTCGCGATCGATCCAGACGTTCTGGTGAACAACCCCGCCCTGTGGCACAGCGTCGAGGCGGGCGCCCGGAAGGCCGCGGCCGACGGTCTGCTGCTGTGCGGGCAGACAGCCTTGCGGCGGCTCTCGGCCCGCGTGGACCGGGAGACCGCGCTGGCCGTGTTCAGGACATCCGGGCTGGAATGACCCTTCCGGCGCATGATCAGCCGGTCCCGAAGGTCCGCGCCGGGGGTGAGGCCGGGGGTGAGCATGAAGCGGCCGAGGCAGTGGCCGTTGCCGTAGGCGCGCAGTTCGCGTCACAGGTCACGTCACGTCACGTCCGCCGGAGGGTCAACTCGGGTCGGCCGTCACGGAGGTGGGGACCGAGGCGGGCGGGTTCGGGGGCTCGGTCAGGTGCTGGGTGCCGCCCGGGGAGGTGCAGGCGTGCACCCCGGAGGTGAGCAGGACACACGCTTTGGCCGTTGAGGGGCTCGGTGCTGCGACCATCGCGCTGAAGGTGTCGGTGTCGTAGTGGACCTTGTTCTGGTATGTCCGGCCTCCTTCGCCGACGACCCGGGCGATGTCGCCGGGATGTCCCCAGCTGATCCGGGACCAGGCAGCCTTGCAGGCATCGCTGTAGCGCAGCTCCACGTAGACCCCGGCGACCTTGTACAGGGCAGAGGTCCACGCGTCGCCGCCGCAGCCGGTCTGTCCGGGGTCTTTTCCGGCACAGCTGTCCGCGAAGCAGTTCACGTCGAGTTGCCTGGTCGGTGCGTCCTTGCCCGCGGTGCCGCCTTCATCGGTGTGCGCGCCCGAATGCCGGCCGAAAACGCCGTACAGCGAGACGGACAGGCCCACGACGGCGGCCAGGGCGACCACCGTCCGGACCAGCTGCCGCCGGCCGAACCGACGGCTCACGGACGGCGGCTCTTCGGCCTGGGCGGCGGGAGCCCGCTCCGTCGCGGGAACGGATTCCTCGAACGGCCGGTCGTGGCCGTCGTCGGCCTCGCGGGCCGGGTCCGTGTCACTGGCTCCGTGGCCGTGCCAAGCAGTGTTCGCCAGTTCCCACAGCGCCACGAGCCGGGCGGGATCGGCGTCGGCCAGCTTGCCGAGGGAGATCACCGCGTGCTGGGGTGGCAGTGCCTTGCCGTTGAGATAGCGTTCCCAGGAGGACTTGCTGTACGGAGTGCGGCCGCCGAGGACGGCCAGACTCAGCCCGGCGCGGTCCTTCAAGGTCCGCAGTTCGGCGACCAGATGACGGACGTCCGAGGCCAGGCCGCCGGGTAACGGCTTCCAGTCAGTCACGTACCCCCTCCGGGCCCAGTGCTCTCTGGGATCATCGCTCTCTTCCCTACTGTATCTACGCGGGCGATTGCGGAACCGCCGGTTGTGCATAACTGTGCGCATCCGCAACGCAGTTGACGTGACGACGGTGAGACGGTGCCATGAGTGAGGGGACGACGGCGCGCGCCGCGCTGTGCGTACTGATTCTGGCGTTGGTGTGTGCGGGTTCCGGGGCCCCGCGGAACCCGCAGTCCCGCGACCGGAGCGGCGGTGTGCTCGTCGCCGGCGAGCTGGGCGCCACACAGCAGTTGGCGGTCGGCCGCACCCGGCGCAGCGACCTGATCGGCCTGTGGCAGAGCGTGCTGTGGGCCGACGGATACGCGGCACGCTCCGGGGTCACCTGCACATACGACGAGGCGACGGCCGAGGCCACCCGCGTCTGGCAGAGCAACCACCACCTGTCCGCGGACGGGATCGTCGGGTCGGCCACCTGGGGCGCCGCAGCGGAGCGCATGGTCCCCGCCGGACAGTGGATGGTCTACCAGGGCGAACGCTACGGTCTCCCGTTGCGCCAGGCCCCGGACGGCGCCTATGAGGTCTATGACGCCGGGCGGTTCCATCGGCTGCGCACGGACTCCGTCACCCTCGCGCGCTGCCGCTGACGGCGTCGATCCAGCTGTCGTACTGGGCGACGCCGAGTTGCCGGCCATGAACGACGACCGTGGCCCGTGCCGCGTCCGGCCCGCTCGCCACCATCGCCGTGTACGCCCCGCCGCCGGTTGCCGTCTGCTGGTCGCCGTCCGTCGTGGCGATCCGCAACCCGGACGTCCCCGCCGCGGTGTCCACCTCCGCCCAGCTCGACCGGCAGGCGGGACTGTACTGAAGGGTCAGGACGCGGCCGTACGCGCGCAGCCGGTGGACGACGACACCGTCGCGGTCGCACCTTTCGCGGTAGGGGTCCATTCCCCGGCAGCCGGCCGCCCGGCACCCGGCGGCCGCCCCGTCCGCCGCGCTGTGCAAGGGCCACGGCCAGGCCGGTGCCCCGGAGGGGGCGCCGTCCGGCACGCGGCCGGCCTCCGTCCCGCTGGTCCAGCCGTCCCACGGCCGGGCGAGCAGCAGGGTGGCCAGCAGCAAGCAAGCGGCAACAGCGGCCAGTACGCCCGCGTGCGGCACTCGAAGACCGCGGGAGGACGGCCGGTCCTCAGCCGGTGAGGGGCCTGTGGGCGCGGCGTCCGGCGGACCGGGGTCCCGTACGTCACCTGCCGGACGCAGCGGTGCGGGTGACGGGTCGGTGTCGTCGGCCGGGCGCTCCCCCGTCCACGCGTGGGCCGCCGATTCCCACAGCACACGCAGCAGTTCGACATCGGCCTGCGCCAGCCGCCCCAGCTCGACCACCGCCGCCCATGGAGGCAGTCTCCGCCCGTTGAGGTAGCGCAGCCAGGAACTACGGCTGTAACCGGTCTTGGCGGCGACGGTCATGGTGTTCATCTCGCACCGGTCCACGTACTGGCGCAGTTCCCGCACCAGCCGGACCACCTCCGCGGGCAGGTCGCCCCGCAGCGGCTGCCAGCGTCCCACGACGGCGCCCCCCTTCTCCGTTAGGCCCTGTCGTCAAACTCCCGTCTGCCCCGCGACGCCATGCACGCACTCTCGCCGCACCGGGCGCAGACCCAAGTACATCCAGTACGAGGGTCAGCACCCGGCACGCCGAGAGCACGCACCTGACGCCGCAGGGCCGCCCTCCGGGCGACGACGGGAGTTTGACGACAGGACCTAGGGCCCACTCTTTCACACACGTCCCGTCCCGCAACCCATCCGCCGGACGTCTCCGCAGGTCAGAAGGCATCCAGTCCCAGGATTGAGGCAACTGGCGGGCATCGCTGGCCCGCGGCTGTCCGCCCGCTCCAGACTCGGGGAAGCACCTGCGTGAGGGCCCGGACCGGCCGCCCTCGCCGCCCGGGAAGAGGAACCGGGCGACGGCACGTCACGCCCTGGACGCGGAAGTCCTCGGCCCACGCCCGGGCTTCCGGTCCGGCCACCGCGGGTGCGGACGCCACTGATGCACGCTTCGGGGGAATTCCGACATGACGGCTCACGGCAGCTCGCCCGGCACGGACGAGCCGGAGATCGCCAACACCACGTCGACCACCACCGGCAGGCGCCGCAGGCCGCCCGCCGCCAGAAGGCCGGGCGTGCGCGCGAGGCGGCGCCACCGCGTCGCCGCCGATCGCCCGGCGGCCCCCGGATCGGCCCTGCCCGGCGAGGCTCCGGTCCACGCCCCCGGGGTCGGACTGACGGAACGTCACCGAGTCGATCTGGGCCTGGTGGGGTTGTCGCTGCTGACCCCGCCCGAGCCACCGGCCGGGCCCGAGCCCGACGGCCGGTACGCCGACGCGCTCCCGCGGACCTGGCGCCTGGTGTTCGCACCCCGAGGACCGCTGTTCCTCGGCCACGATCAGCAGCGCGTCCTGCTGGAGTCCAGCGGCGTGATGCTCTGGCAGCCCGGCGAGTCCTTGCGGCTCCGCGCCGGCGCGCCCGCCGGTCCGGATCCGGTCCGGGCTCTGGTCCTGCATCTGCCCGAAGCAGCCTTGTCGCTGCCCGGCGAAGTACTGCGCGAGGTGTCCGGCCGTCCCGTGCCGACAGGTTCGGGTCCCGCGGCCCTCCTCGCCTCCTTCGTGTACGGGCTCGCCGCGCACGCGCCGTCCGCCGAGGCCCGGCACGCCGCCTGGTGGGGCACCGCCGCCGTCGACCTCGCGACGGCTTTCCTCGACAGCGAGACCGCTGTCCTTCGCGGCGGTACCGAACCGCCGCCCGCCACCGCCCGCCCCGCTCCGTCGGCCACCGACGTGCTACTGCGCGACATCAAGACGTACATCGAGCACCACCTGCACGACCCCGACCTGTCACTCACCTCCATCGCCGCCGCCAACCACATCTCGCTGCGCTACCTGCACCACCTCTTCCAGCGGGACGGGCGCACGGTCGGCGCGTTCCTGCGCGAACGCCGCCTGGAACACTGCCGGGCCGATCTGTCCGACCCGGCCGAGGCCCAGCGCAGCGTGTGCGAGATCGCCAGGCGCTGGGGCTTCCGCGACCCCGCGGTCTTCAACCGGACGTTCAAGTCGGCCTACGGGGTCACGCCCGGCAGGTACCGCGAGCAGCGACTGCAGTGGTGACCCGGACTCCCGGACGGCCATCGGCAGGCGGCCTGCGGAGCATCACGACCGCAGCGCGGACCAGGTGTTGACGCCGACCTCGCCGTCGACCCGGAGGTGGTTGTTGCTCTGGAACTTCTTGACCTCGGTCAGCGTGTCGTAGCCGAAGATGCCGTCGACCCCGCTGGGGCCGATGTTGTAGCCGCGGGCCTTGAGGATGCACTGCACTTCCTTCACGCGGGAGCCCTTCTGGCCGTAGACCGTGAGGGTGGTGCCGGAGTAGTACGTGCAGGACTTCCAGGGCTCGGCGGGTGCGGTGGGCCCAGGCGCCGGTTTCGTGGTCGGGGCGGAGGTGGTGGGCCGCGTGGCCGGCGGAGGATCGTACGGCTGCTGCGGCTGGGCAGGGTCCGTGGCGCCGCCGGCCGGCGGGCTCCCGGGCGGGGGTGGAGCCGTGACAGTCGCGGTCGCGGACGTCCTGGGCCGGGACTGCGGCCGCGGAGAGGCCGGCTCGGCCCGCGGGGAGTTCGTGGTGGTGGCGGAGGAATGCGATCCGGCGGACGTGGTCGCGGCTTCCTGGCGGGCGGCGTCTCCTCCGGAAGCCCCCAGGGCGACAGCCGCTCCCGCGATCGCGACCGCTGCCGCCGCGCCCACCACGAGCGGCCACCGGCGTCGGCCGGACGCCTCCTTCCCCGGGTCCTCGGGTTTGGTGCGCCGCAGAATCGTCAACTGGTCCATGGGCGGCACCGCCACCGCCGTCCCGCTCCAGGCCGCCCGTGCGCCGGCGGTCCCGGCGACCGCGTCGGGCCACTCCCCGTCGGCGGCATGCCCCCGCGTGGCCTCGACGACGTCCTGGGGGCTCGGGCGCCGCAGCGGGTCCTTGTCCAGGCACCGGCCGATCAGTTCGGCGAGGTCGGGATCGCGCCGGGCCACCTCTGCGATCACCTGCTCGTTCGGCGGCGAGTAGATGATCCGGTGGATGACGTCACCGGTGGTGCCCTCACCGAAGGGAGCCGAGCCCGTGACCGCCGCGGCGAGGACCGAGCCGAGGGAGAACACGTCCGAGGCCGTGCCCACTTCACGGCCGTCCGCCTGCTCCGGAGACATGAAGGCCGGTGTGCCCAGGTGCTGACCGGTCATGGTGAGCGAACTGGCGTCCGCGGTGTGCGCGACCCCGAAGTCGATGATGCGCGCACCGTCCGGTCCCAGCAGCACGTTGGACGGTTTGAGGTCGCGGTGGACGATGCCCACGGCGGCGATCGCCGTGAGCGCCTGCCCGATCTCGTGCGCCAGCCGCCACACGACCGGCGCGGGCAGGGACCCGCACCGCTCGATGGCGTCACCCAGGCTGGGCCCGGGCACGTAGGCGGTCGCCATCCACAGGAGCTCATCGCGGTCGAAGCCGGAGTCGAGCAGCTCGGCCGTGTAGGTCCCGTGCACCCGGCGTACGGCCTCGATTTCGCGCTCGAAGCGGCGGCGGAAGCGCTCGTCCTCGGCGTACTCCGAGCGGATCACCTTGACCGCGACGAGCGACCCCGCCCCGTACGTCCCCTCGGTGTCGGACTCCCGTCCGAGGTACAGCCGTCCCATCCCCCCGCCGCCCAGCCGAGCCAGCAACCGGTAGGGACCGATCTCCGGCGGGTCGGACCGGCGCAGCGGCTCCGCGCCGAGCAGCGCCAGGTCGTCCGCGGACAACTCGGCCGTCGGCGGGCGGTCGGCTCCGGAGGCAGCAGGATTCTTCTCGGGCATGGGGCGTCCTCGGTCCTCTTCGCGGCTCTTACGCACCGCCCGCGTGCGAGATGTTGGTGAGGATCTTCTGGACCTGCTGCTGCAGGTGCTCCAGCGAGGCCCTCATCTTGTCGAGGTCGCCCCTGGCCTGCGGCCACACCTCACCCCGGAACCTCTGCGCCAGCGGACCGTCCCAGTGATTGGGGTCACTCAGCGTCTGCCCGTGACCGTTCAACTGATTGATCAGCTGGGGAAGCTGACTGGTGATCAGGCTCATCATCTTCCCGGCTTCCTGATGCGCCAGGTCGGTGGACTTTACGGTCGCCATTTTCTCTCCTTCGAGATTTCCGAACTTTCGCCAGTATCACCAGCGGCCTCGCGCCACGTCATTGATGACGAGTGCACACGCCATGACGCAGTGCGCAATCCACGGCGCGGCGCAGGGGGCCACCATCCGGGTTTCGGGACCAGGTCGAGTCCGCCACATCCCGCCTGCCCTGCGACGCCTAGCCGCCGCTCGGGACAGAGGTCGGCTGG includes:
- the kdpB gene encoding potassium-transporting ATPase subunit KdpB, producing the protein MTTRTENSEDSMSTATPTRAPHSDVPTGHKPAEGRVGAGLFDPKALVKSLPDAFRKLDPRVMVKSPVMFVVWIGSVLTTVFSFQHASDWFGWTISAWLWLTVIFANLAEAVAEGRGKAQADTLRKAKTDTVARRLTGDLEERVPGTELRIGDLVVCEAGDVIPGDGDVVEGVASVDESAITGESAPVIRESGGDRCAVTGGTKVLSDRIVIQITTKPGETFIDRMINLVEGAARQKTPNEIALNILLASLTIVFLLACATLPPFATYAGTHLTMVVLVALLVCLIPTTIGALLSAIGIAGMDRLVQRNVLAMSGRAVEAAGDVSTLLLDKTGTITLGNRQAAEFVPVTGTTEAELADAAQLSSLADETPEGRSIVVLAKEKYGLRERHQGELAGAEWIEFTAQTRMSGVDVDGRKIRKGATASVIAWAEEQGGTVAEDADATANRISEAGGTPLLVAVHDDKGARVLGVVHLKDVVKAGMRERFEELRRMGIKTVMITGDNPLTAKAIAEEAGVDDFLAEATPEDKMALIKREQAGGKLVAMTGDGTNDAPALAQADVGVAMNTGTSAAKEAGNMVDLDSNPTKLIEIVEIGKQLLITRGALTTFSIANDVAKYFAIIPALFAAVYPGLDKLNIMHLSSPNSAILSAVVFNALIIIALVPLSLKGVRYRPMSADRMLRRNLGIYGLGGLIAPFIGIKIIDLLISLIPGIG
- the kdpA gene encoding potassium-transporting ATPase subunit KdpA, producing MSPEVAGFLQLLALIGALALAYIPLGTYMAKVYSSKKHLRVEKWTYRAIGANPDAEMTWPAYLRGVLAFSAVSVLFLYLLQRLQGVLPGSMGFSSVNPAQSFNTAVSFVTNTNWQSYYGEQTMGHVVQTAGLAVQNFVSAAVGIAVAVALVRGFARSRTGELGNFWSDLVRGTLRILVPGAAIAAIVLVACGAIQNFSGIHEVGQFMGGSQQWNGGAVASQEAIKELGTNGGGYFNANSAHPFENPTPFTNLFEIFLILVIPFSLTRTFGVMVGNVKQGYAILATMVTIWLGFTVLMMWTEFAHHGAALQAAGGAMEGKEVRFGVGGSSIFAVATTLTSTGAVNSFHSSFTGLGGGITMLSMMLGEIAPGGTGSGLYGMLIMAVIAVFIAGLMVGRTPEYLGKKIGGREMKLAACYILITPALVLVFTAASMALPTPPHSMLNSGAHGFSEVLYAFTSASNNNGSAFAGLNANTDWFNTMTGLAMLLGRFLPMVFVLALAGSLAEQTPVPVTAGTLRTEKPLFTGLLVGAILIITSLTYFPALALGPLAEGLA
- the kdpF gene encoding K(+)-transporting ATPase subunit F, which codes for MTAENVVGLVVAVALLGYLVLALIFPERF
- a CDS encoding APC family permease, with the translated sequence MTVLTTEPDAVPAGEEPPDTGERHRLSAVTGLAALSLDAMASVAYGPEAIVLVLAAAGAHGLGFTLPVTLAIAALLAVLVVSYRQVIAAFPDGGGSYAVARTHLGARISLLAAASLILDYVLNVAVAVTAGVAALTSAFPGLYGDRLWLCLAVLALITGVNLRGIVESAKAFIVPTAVFVGAIFVLIGVGLFRSGPVSTATAAGHASVVADNATGVGVLLLLKAFASGCSALTGVEAIANAVPSFRVPRTRRAQRAEVALGAVLGLMLIGLAVLIGRFHLQPVAGVTVLAQLADASLGHNWAFYVIQFATTILLALSANTSFGGLPVLLKLLARDNYAPHVFALKADRQVHRHGVLALAVVSAALLVFSGGDTNTLVPMFAIGVFVGFTVAQVGMVRHWRLERSSGWRGKVLLNGFGALLTGVSTVVVTASKFTEGAWLLVIALPLLVAAFLTVHRAYDRIGERLGLGRIPEPPHRDRSLVIVPVSSLSRLTSEALTAAASLGDEVRAVTVCYPDPEDRAQLHALERSWAEWDPGVPLARLSCARRSLGRPIAAYVREVAAAEPGTRVTVLIPEAEPERLWQRLLQNQRGAVVAHAVRRETDAVICRLRFRLL
- a CDS encoding helix-turn-helix domain-containing protein is translated as MTDWKPLPGGLASDVRHLVAELRTLKDRAGLSLAVLGGRTPYSKSSWERYLNGKALPPQHAVISLGKLADADPARLVALWELANTAWHGHGASDTDPAREADDGHDRPFEESVPATERAPAAQAEEPPSVSRRFGRRQLVRTVVALAAVVGLSVSLYGVFGRHSGAHTDEGGTAGKDAPTRQLDVNCFADSCAGKDPGQTGCGGDAWTSALYKVAGVYVELRYSDACKAAWSRISWGHPGDIARVVGEGGRTYQNKVHYDTDTFSAMVAAPSPSTAKACVLLTSGVHACTSPGGTQHLTEPPNPPASVPTSVTADPS